The Alistipes megaguti sequence CATCGCGTTGGATGGCGCGGATGCGTCCCTCGCGCGAGGCCCAGACCTTCGGGGCGATGTAATAGAACGTACGGAGCCCCTGCTGCCGGGCCCAGCGGGCGATCTTCAGGTTGAAGCCCGGGTAGTCGATCAGGATCACCACGTCGGGGGCGAATGCGGCGATCTGCTCCCGGCATTGGCGCATCTGGCGGCGGATCGTGCCGAGGTTCTTCAGTACCTGGACCACTCCGAAGAACGACGTTTCGCGGTAGTTCATCTGGAGGTTTTCGCGGCCGCCGGCCTCGGCCATGAGGTCGCCGCCCCAGAAGCGGAACTCGGCCTCGGGGTCGGCTTTTCGCAGGCCGCGGATCAGGTTGGCGCCGTGCAGGTCGCCCGAAGGCTCGCCGGCGATGAGGTAGTATTTCATGTGCAAGCTTGTTTGCGGTCCGATGCGGGGAACGGGTTCGGTGGATTCGTGCCTTGTGGCGGGGATGGCCGGCCGTCACCCGGGTGTCGGAGTGTTATTTCTCCAGCAGGTCGGGGCGCAGCCGCCGGGTGCGTTCGTAGGCCTGCTCGTCCTGCCACTTTTCGATCTCGGCGAAGTTGCCCGACAGCAGCACGTCCGGAACCCGCCAGCCGCGGAACTCCGCCGGACGGGTGTAGATGGGCGGTGCCAGCAGGTTGTCCTGGAACGAATCGGTCAGGGCCGAGGCCTCGTCGCCGATCGCCCCCGGGATGAGCCGCACCACCGAATCGGCGATGATGCAGGCGGCCAGTTCGCCCCCTGTCAGGACGTAGTCGCCGATCGAGATCTCGCGCGTGACGAGGTGTTCGCGGATGCGGTGGTCGATCCCCTTGTAGTGGCCGCAGAGGATGATGATGTTCTCGAGCATCGAGAGGCGGTTGGCCTCGTGCTGGTCGTAGCGCACGCCGTCGGGCGAGGTGTAGATGATCTCGTCGTAGGTGCGCTCGCTCTGGAGCTTCTCGACCAGTTCGAAGACCGGTTCGCACTTCATGACCATGCCGGCCTCGCCGCCGAAGGGGTAGTCGTCGGTGGTTTTGCGGCGGTCGTGTGCGTAGTCGTGGAGGTTGTGTACGACGATCTCCACGAGCCCCTTCTCCTGCGCGCGCCGCAGGATCGACTCGTTCAGGGGCGAGGTCATCAGATCGGGTACCGAGGATATGATGTCAATGCGCATGGCGGAAGATGATGTCTTTGGTCGATTCGGGGGTAAGCGGAATTTCGCCTCCGTGGTCGAGGGTGAAGCCCCGATATCCCAGCGCGGTGAAGAGGCGGATGATCTCGGGACGGTTCCCGCCGCCGGTCTCGATGAGCACCGTGGGGCGGAAGCGCTCCAGCAGGGACCGCATCTCGCGCATGACCGTCAGTTCGTAGCCCTCGATGTCGCACTTGATGAAGTCCAGCCTCTCGAGCCGGGCGAAGAGCTCGCTGCCGCGGCGCATGCGGGCCGTGAACTCTACGTCGGTCCGCTCGCCGGAGTCGTTGACGAAGTTCTGCCCGGTACCGAGGTATCCGTTTTTGCGGGCCGAGTCGTTTCCCATGGCCACGTCGCGGTTTTCGGCGCCGAGGGCGTAGGGGAGGATCTCGACGTTGGAGCAGCGGCGCAGGTTGCGGCTCAGGACCTTGCGGATCGGCGCGACGGGCTCCACGGCCAGCACCCGGCCCGAGGGGCCGGCCAGGCGGGAGATCGTGCGAGCGTAGTAGCCGAGGTTGGCGCCGATGTCGATGCAGGTGTCGCCCTCGTGGACCAGCTGCGGCAGGTGATAGACATACTCCGTGGCGGGGGCGTAGCGGCCGATGCCGAGGCGCTGCCAGAGGAAGAACATCCGGCTTACGACACGGAGGTATCCCTCGAGCGGGAGGGTGTGGTAGAGCAGACGGTGAATCGGTGCCTTCATTGGTTGCGGTAGTTGACCTCCTCGTTGAGGACCTCGACGATGAAGGGGTTGTAGAGCAGTTCGTGGCCGATCGTCGTCTCGGGGCCGTGGCCCGGGTAGACGCGCACCTCCTCGCCCAGCGGGACGATCACGTCGAGGATCGAGCGCATGATCCACGAGTAGTCGCCGCCCGGAAGGTCCGTGCGCCCGATCGACTCGCGGAAGAGCGTGTCGCCCGTGAAGAGCGACTTCGATTCGGGTTCGTAGAAGGCCACGTGGCCGGGCGTATGGCCCGGGGTGCGGAGAATCTGCAGGCGGGTTTGGCCGAAGCGGATCTCCTGCTGTTGTTCGAGGTCGATGTCGGTCGAGGGCATTGCGCCGATCCTGACGCCGAAGACCGAGCCGCTCGTGGCGGCGTTGTCGACCAGGAAGCGGTCCTTCGACGAGAGGGCGAAGGGGATTCCGTAGCGCTGTTTGAGGTGTTCGACGCCGAGCGTATGGTCGAAGTGTCCGTGGGTATTGGCGGCCAGAACGGGTTTCAGACCGTGGCGGGCGATGAAGTCGTCCAGGGCGGCATCCTCGCGCGGCGAGGAGTTCCCGGCGTCGATGACGACGCATTCCGAGGTGTCGTCCCAGAGGAGGTAGGTGTTCTCCTGTATCGGATTGAAGGTCAGACAGGCGATTTTCATAGATGTAATTGACTTTTTCGGGGTCACTGTTCGGGCAAAGATAGCGTTTTTTGCGGGATTTTGCCTATCTTTATTCCTCAAAAGCGCTTCCGGGAGGGGCGGCCGTGAGCGGGGGTGTGAGCCGGATGGGGCGATAGCGGCTGCCGGGGCGAAAATTTTGTTACCTTTGCACTCTGAATTCCGAATCCGAAACGATGGCAAGAAAGAAAGCGAACTATCCCCTGATCGAGGGGCTTGAGATTACGACCCTGGCGGCCGAGGGCAAGGCCATGGGCCGCTGGAACGATGTGGTGGTCTTCGTGCCGATGACCGTGCCGGGCGACGTGGTGGACGTGCAGATCCGCCTCAAGCGACGCCGCTTCATGGAGGGCTACGTGGTGAACTACGTGAAACGCTCGCCGCTGCGCGAGGAGCCCTTCTGCGAACACTTTGGCGTCTGCGGCGGCTGCAAGTGGCAGAACCTCCCCTACGAGGAGCAGCTGCGCTTCAAGACGGCGCAGGTGCGCGACCAGCTGACGCGCATCGGCAAACTCACGCTGCCGGAGATCGCCCCCTGCCTGGGATCGGCCGAGACGCGCTTCTACCGCAACAAGCTCGAATTCACCTTTGCCGACCGCGGCTGGCTCACGCGCGAGCAGATCGCCTCGGGCGAGGAACTCGAAGCATCGCCGGCCGTGGGGTTCCACATTCCGGGGATGTTCGACAAGGTGCTCGACATCCGCCGGTGCTGGCTGCAGCCCGACCCCTCGAACGGGATCCGCCTCGAGACCAAACGCTTCTGCCTTGAACACGGCTATACGTTCCATAACGCCCGCGAACATACGGGGTTCATGCGCAACATGATCATCCGCACGGCCTCGACGGGCGAGGTGATGGTGATTGTGGTCTTCGGCGAGGAGGACCGCGCACGCCGTGAGGCGCTGCTCGACCACTTGTCGGAGCGCTTCCCGCAGATCACCTCGCTCTTCTACATCGTCAACACGAAGTTGAACGACTCGGTGGGTGATCTGGAGCCGGTCTGCTACCGCGGCAAGGACCACATCATTGAGGAGATGGAGGGGCTGCGCTTCAAGGTGGGTCCGAAGTCCTTCTACCAGACCAATTCGAAGCAGGCCTACGAACTCTACAAGGTGGCCCGCACGTTTGCCGACCTGCACCCCGAAGATACGCTCTACGACCTCTATACCGGAACGGGGACGATCGCCAACTTCTGTGCCGCACGCTGTGCGCGGGTCGTGGGCATCGAGTACGTCCCCGAAGCGATCGCTGACGCGAAGGTCAACTCCGAGCTGAACGGCATCCGCAACACGCGTTTCTATGCCGGCGACATGAAGGCGGTGCTCGACGATGCGTTCGTTGCGGCGAACGGCCATCCGGATGTCATCATCCTCGATCCGCCGCGCGCTGGAGTGGACGAGCCGGTGATTGAGGTGATCCTGCGGGCGGCCCCCGAGCGGATTGTCTACGTGAGCTGCAACCCGGCCACGCAGGCGCGCGACCTGGCGTTGATGAACGAAGCCTACCGCGTTGAGGCGGTGCAGCCCGTCGACATGTTCCCCCACACGCATCATGTGGAGAATGTCGTAAAGCTGGTGCGCCGCTGATCTTGGTGGGCTATTGGCCCTGCCGCACGGCGCTGTATGTCCCGCGTCGCCTGCCCGCCTTGTACTGTACAGTACGTTCCGCGCCGTGCTGTCCGCCCGCGCCCCGCTTTTTCCGGGGCCCGGCAACCGATTGAACAACCTTAAAACTTCAAACCATGATGAATCGCCTTTTGGTTGTATTGTCGCTGCTGCTCGCGGTCGAGGCGGTGGCCAGGCCGCAGGTCCGGGTGAAGAGGGATCCCGCGACGAAAGTCCTGACCTTTTATCTCGAGGGGAAGAGCTCGCCGGGCGTGCTGACCCTCTATTTCGACCTGCGCGAGGTGAACAACTGCAACCAGTTGCCGGGTGTCTACCGATATGAGATTGCGCAGGACGGGGATTCGTTCCTGACGCTCCGCCCCGAGGACAAGACGCGGGACGTGGGGTATAACTATGCCTACCGGACCCTCTCCGGGCGGGTGGATTCGCCCGTGGACACGATGTTCGTCTACCGGATTCCGGCCACGACACAGCGTCCGCTGCAGATCACGCCCGTGCGCGACGGCCGGGACATGGATCGTCCGGAGTCGGAACGCCGGATCATCGGGTATTCGGTCGATCTGGAGGAGGGCGATACGGTCTATGTCGCACGCCGCGGGATCGTTCTGTCGATCCTCTCGCCCGCCGACTCTCCGATCAAGCGTCCGGACGTGAAGACCACGGCGGGGACGGTGCGGCTTTATGTCGAGCATGCGGACGGAAGCCGGGGCTGTTATACCTGCCTCGAAGCAGAGCACCTGCTGGTCGGGGTGGGCGACGAAGTGCTGCCCGGCACGCCGCTCGGTTTGGCCGGGAGCTACGACGGCGAGCACCATTTTACGGCTTTCATGCTTACGCGGCGGGCTTTCGATCCCGGCGACGATCCCCTGCAGGCGCAGCCGCGGACCCGCTACGTAAAGGGGCGCTTTGCTACGGCCGAAGGCGATCTCTTTATCGGCGAGAAGAGGGTCTGCCAGGGGGTGATGAACGACGACCTGCTCCTGCGCGAGCTGTCGAAACGCGAGCTGAAACGCTGGCGCGCCTTACACCGGTAGCCGCACCGCATGGCAGATTCCGCTCCGTGCGATGCAGTATTTTCGCATGTTTCCCGTTTTTCTGTCAGAAAGGCTCTCCGCAGCGACTCCCGGCCCCGGAATCGGGCGCCCCGGAATCGGGAGCGGAGGCCCTGTTGTACATTTAAAATCCGAAGGTGATGAAACGATTGATTTTGTGGGCCGTTGCGGCGCTCGTGGCGCTCCCGGCCGCTGCCCAGACTCAAGAGGCATTCCCGAGTTACGTCCAGGTCTACGGACGGGCCGAAAAGGAGATCACTCCCGACGAATTCTACCTGCAGATCATTATCAACGAACGCGATTCGAAGGGCAAGATCTCGGTCGAGAGCCAGCAGCGCGACATGATTGCGGCGCTGAAGCGGCTGAACGTCGATATCGACAAGCAGCTCAAGGTGGCCAACCTCTCGAGTGAGTTCTTCAAGAAGAAGAGCTCGGTGGCCACGGCCAAATACCAGCTGCAGCTGGGTTCGTCGGCCGAGGTGGCCCGCGTCTGGCAGGCGCTGGACGATCTGGGCATCTCGAACGTCTCGATCCTGAAGGTTTCGCACTCGAAGATCGACCAGCTGAAGGAGGAGGTTCGCGTCGAGGCGATTCGCAATGCGCGGAAGAATGCCGCCACGCTGGCCGAGGCGATCGGGCAGCAGGTCGGACGGTGCTTCTATATCTACGATTCGAACAGCAACGTCGTGCCGGCCGTGTATGACAACATGGTGCTGATGCGCAGCGCCAAGGATGTGGCGACGGCCGAGATGCAGGTCGAGGAGGACCCGCTCGAGTTCAAGACCCTGCGGCTGGAGTACGGCGTGCAGGCGAAGTTCGTGCTCGAGTAGCGGCGCTGTGTCGGCACCCGGCGGGCGGGTGATGACCGGCGGGCGTGCGGCGTTGTTCGGCTGCTGGCGCCTGTGGCTGCAGATCCCGGACGGAAGAGGTTTTCCAAATCAATCTCTTCCGTCCGTTTTTTTGTCTTCGGGGTGCGTTCCGCCCGACGACCGTCCGGCTGTCGGGACGAAGCTGTTGCGGGATTCGGAAATATTTTCTACCTTTGTGATTCACCCCTGTAAAAAAGGAGGCGTTTATGGAAAAGCAGTTCCGTTTCGATTATGAACATTATGCGGCGCTGTCGGAACTCCCCGAAGCGGACCGCCTGTTGGTTGCCGAGGCCGAAGAGGCCACAAAGCGATCCTATGCCCCCTATTCGAAATTCCGCGTCGGGGCGGCTGCGCGGCTGCGCAGCGGGCGGATCCTGCACGGCAGCAACTCCGAGAGCGAGGTCTTCCCTGCCGGACTCTGCGCCGAGCGGACGCTGCTCTTCTATGCCGAGGCCAACCATGCCGACGATCCGATCGAGACGCTGGCCATCGCTTCGGACCCCTCGGAGCGCGAATGCTACCCCTGCGGACAGTGCCGCCAGGTGCTGGTCGACGTCGAGCGGCGCCAGGGCAGCCCGATCCGTGTCATCATGAGCGGCGGCGGCTCGGCATCGGTGGTCGACGAGGCCGCCCGGCTGCTTCCCTTCACCTTTATCCTGTAAGCTGCGGATGTTCCACCCGAACGACATACTCTATGAAGACAACCACCTGCTGGTGGTGAACAAACACGCCGGCGACCTTGTGCAGCCGGACCCCTCGGGCGAGAGTGCTCTGGAGGATCAGATCAAGGCCTTCCTCAAGGAGCGCGACGCCAAACCGGGCGCCGTCTTTCTGGGGGTGGTCCATCGCATCGACCGCCCGGTGAGCGGTGCGGTGCTCTTCGCCAAGACCTCCAAGGCGCTGACGCGGCTGAACGAAATGCTGCGTCAGGGGCGGATCCACAAGATCTACTGGGCGCTGACCGAGGCGACTCCCGTCCCCGAGCAGGGTGAACTGCACCACTACATCCTGCGCGACGGCCGTACGAACCGTTCGCGGGCTCTGGACGCCCCGAAAGGGGAGGCCAAGGAGGCGCGGCTGCGCTACGAGACGCGGGGTCGCGGCCGCAACTACACGCTCGTCGAGGTGGAGCTCCTGACGGGACGTCACCACCAGATCCGGGCCCAGCTCTCGAAGATCGGCTGCCCGATCCGCGGCGACCTGAAGTACGGGGCGCGGCGTTCGCTGCCCGGCGGGGGGATCTCGCTCCACTCGCGGCGGGTGGAGTTCGAACACCCGGTGCGTCACGAACTGATTTCGGTTGTGGCGCCCGTTCCGGCGGGGGACAACCTCTGGGCCGCTTTCGAGAATCTGTAGCGGAGGCCGCACGACGCCTCTGCTGCGCAGGAACGAAATCCCGAACGATATGCGACTGTTGATACAACGTGTGAAATGGGCCTCCGTGACGATCGGCGGCCGGCTCTACTCCCGCATCGGAGCGGGTTTGCTGGTGTTCGTCGGCGTGGGGAACGACGATGGGGAGGAGGATCTCGAATACCTGGCCGGCAAGCTTATACGGCTTCGGATCTTCGACGACGAGGCGGGCGTCATGAACCGCGACGTGGTGCAGACCTCCGGCGAGGTGCTGGTGGTGAGCCAGTTCACGCTGATGGCCTCGACGCGCAAGGGCAACCGCCCGAGCTACATCAAGGCGGCACCCGAAGCCGTTTCGCGGCCGCTTTACGAACGCTTCGCCGTGCGGGTTGGCGAACTGCTGGGACGGCCCGTTGCCACGGGACAGTTCGGTGCCGACATGCAGGTTGAACTGCTCAATGACGGTCCGGTAACCATCTGGATCGACTCCAAAAACAAAGAATAACACGCCTGAACCTTTCCTTATGAAGAAGACGATGCTGCTGCTGAGTGCAGCCTGGGCCTTCGGGACCGTATTCTTCGCATGCGGCGATGACAAGCCGGAATCATCCGGCGAGTGGTTCGATACGCCGACGGTCGAGGTTGAGGGGATGATGGCGCGGGTGAGCTGCACCACGACCCTCGGTGTGGGGATTGTGACGGCGGAGAATGCGGGATTCGTCTGTACGGCGGAGTCCGGGAGCTCGCAGACCGAGCGGGACATCACCGTGACGGGCACGACGCTGACGGGACGGTTGCAGGATCTGCAGCCCGATACCCGCTATACGGTCCGGGCCTTTGCGACGCTGGGCTCCGTACGGATCGAGAGCCCCGCGGCGACGTTCCGCACGGGGACCGTTCCCGCGCCCGAGAGCCAGGATCTTACGACCCGGACGGGATGGGCCGAACTCCCGGCGATGGATCCCGCCTCGGAGGAGCTCTTCTATGCGGCCCACTACTGCGAGGGGCTTCCCGGCGGCCGCAACTATACGGTCTGCTGCGACGTGGAGGGGCGGATCGGAGTATGGTCGGCCTTCCCGCTGCACAAATGCTACCAGGGCAATCAGACGCGGACCAACAAGTGGGCCTATGATCCCGAGGTGCCGCGGTTGATCCAGCCGTCGCTGACCAGCGGCTCCTACCAGCCGCAGCCCGGCTACTCGAAGGGGCATCTGCTGGCTTCGGAGGACCGCACGGTGAACTATGCGGCCAACGTGCAGACCTTCTATGTGACGAACGTGGCGCCACAGTGGCAGAACAGTTTCAACAGCGGCGTATGGTCGTCGCTCGAGGGCGATTGCTGGAACAACATCTGCGCAGATACGCTCTACGTCGTTTCGGGCGTGTGGGGCGTGCACGAGACGGCGACGGTTACCGACAAGGCCGGAAATCCGTGTCGGGTTCCGAGCCACTTCTTCCGGGTGCTGCTGCGTTCGAAGGATGGCGATACGGGGCGGAAGGTGCAGGAGATGTCGGCCGAAGAGCTCCAATGTGTGGGTTTCTGGTTCGAGAACAGGGCCTATCCGAGCGGCAAGCCTTCGGCCAACATGGTGTCGGTGGCCGAGATCGAGCGGCTGACCGGCATGCGCTTTTTCGTAAACGTCCCCAATGCCCCGAAGGAGACGTTCGATGCCTCGGCGTGGAGTTTTCGATGACAAACCATTTAACGACAGAAAAATAACTCATGTGGATCGGGGATGTTGTAAGATGCCCCGGCAAGAATGATCCGTTAAGTTTATGAAACGCATTTTTACCCTTTTGATGGGCGGTCTGGTGCTCTTTTCGACCGCCTGTGACTCCGACAAGGAGAGTGGTGTGACGGGCAGCGAATGGTTCCTGACCCCCGAGAGTACGGTGAACGGCACGACCGTTGAGGTACGTTGCGAGACGAAATTCGGCGCCGGCGTGCTGACCGGAGCGAATTCGGGCTTCACCTATGCTGCGGTGACATCGGCCGGCGTCGGCTCCTTCGAGTCGACGGCTACGGCCACCGCTTCGGGCAGCACGATCGCCGCCACGCTGAGCAACCTGCAGCCCGAGACGCTCTATGTGGTCTATGCCTATGCCGATTTCGGCGGGGCCCGCATGCAGAGCACCGGCACGACCTTTACGACGGGAACCGTCACCGATCTTCCGGACCCGGATCCCGACAGCCCGGCCTTCGGCACGCCCGAGGCCACGAACGTTACGGCTTCGGGTGCGACGCTCAGCTGCGGTTTCACGTTCGAGGCCCCGACGTCGGAGTATACGCTTCGCTTCGAGTATCGACCCGCCTCGGGCGGCAGCTACGTGGAGAAGCCTGTGACGGCGGGTACGGGCGTCAAGAGCGTGACGCTGAGCGGACTGGCGGCTTCGACCGCGTATGAATTCCGCCTCTGCGCCGAGTGGCAGGGCGAGAGCTACGTGAGCGGGACGGGCCGCTTCACGACCGCGGCATCCGAGGGCGGCGGGGATCCGACGGGCGGCCTGACCGCCTATTCGGGCTGGGCGGAGCTCCCGATCGAAAAGGGCGACCCCAATCTCTATTACGCCCACCATATCTGCCCCGACTTCTGGGTCGGCGGCCACCTGGCCCGCAACTATACGGTCTGCTACAGCGCCGAGCACCACTGCCCGGTGTGGGTGGCCGCGCCGCGGCACGCCTGCTATGAGGTAAAAGGTACGAATCGGACGGATGCCTACGGCAAGGATCCCGATATTCGCTCCGATATTCAGTACAACAGCGATGCAACGGGTGGCGGCTGCAACAAGGGGCACATGCTCGGTTCGGCCGAGCGGTTGGTGACGAGGGCCGTCAACCGCCAGGTCTTCTACTATACGAACATCGCCCCGCAGTACTCCAGCAACTTCAATAACGGAGGCGGAGCCTGGAACAAACTGGAGGATTGGGTGGACAGCCAGGTCTGCGCCGATACGACCTACGTGGTGATCGGCACCTATTTCGAGACCTTTACCGATGCCTATGGCAAGAGCTGCTCGCCGGCGACGATTTCGTATGGCGGCCGCAACGACGTGACGCGTCCCTCGATGTTCTACTACCTGTTCCTGCGGAGCAAGAACGGTAAAACCGAGAAGTCGGTATATGATCTTCCGGCCAGCGATCTGAAGTGTGCGGCATTCGTGCTGCGTCACAACATCGAGAAGGGCCACACTCCGCGGAAAGAGGATATGAGGAGTGTTGCGGAGATCGAGCGGTTGACGGGCTTCACCTTCTTCGCCAATGTCCCGAACGCCCCGAAGGACACCTACAACCCTTCGGACTGGGGGCTTTAACCGCGCGGGGCGCAGCAGGCGATGATCTATCCGTGGGGTGACAGCCGGCGGTTCAACTCCTATGCGGGGTACTTCCGCCGGCGGTTCGGCGGCCGGGTGCAGAAGCTCTCGGTCGATGCGGGCTTCACCTGTCCGAACCGCGACGGAACGCTGGGCCGCGGCGGGTGTACGTTCTGCATCAACGGCGCCTTCACGCCGTCGTACTGCTCGCCGTCGAAGAGCATCACGCAGCAGATCGACGAGGGAATCGAGTTTCACCGCAACCGCTACCGCACGGCACAGCGCTACCTGGTCTATTTCCAGTCCTACTCGAACACCTACGCGCCGTTGGAGCGCCTGCAGGAGCTTTACGGCGAGGCGCTGCGCCATCCGGATGTGGCGGGGCTGGTGATCGGCACGCGTCCGGACTGCATCGACGAGCGGACGCTCGACTATCTGGCCCGCGTGGCCCGCGACCGCTACGTGGCCGTCGAGTACGGCATCGAGTCGACCTTCGATACGACGCTGCGGGCCGTGAACCGCGGCCACGACTTTGCCGCCGCCCGGCGGGCCGTGCGGATGACCGCCGAGCGGGGCCTCAGCGTCGGAGGGCACTTCATTCTGGGGCTCCCGGGCGAGACCGACGCGATGCTTCTCGAACAGACGGCACGGATCAACGCCCTGCCGCTCACGACCGTGAAGTTTCACCAGCTGCAGGTTTTCCGCGGCACGGCCATGGCCGCCGAGTACGACGCCCACCCCGAACGCTTCCGCTTCTGGACGCTCGACGAGTACCTCGATCTCTTCGTGGAGATCCTCCGCCGCCTGCGCCCCGATCTGGTTGTCGAACGCTTCGCTTCGGAGGCCCCGCCGCGCTACCACTACGGCCGCAACTGGGGCCTGGTGCGCAACGAACAACTTCTCTCGATGTTGGAGCGAAGATTGGAGGAACGGGATGTTTGGCAAGGCGAAATTTTTACTACCTTTGTGGAGGATAAAGAAAACAATCCCCAATAGGAGCGTCCGAAGGCGGCGGAATCCGGATCTCCGGGATCGACCGTACGGGGCCTGTTGCCGAATAATCAATCGCCCATGAAACCTAGAATTACACTGGAACTGGTGCTGAGGACCGTCAAGGAGTATTTCCTGATGTTTTTCGGCATGATGTTGTATTCGTTCGGCTGGATCGGCTGCATCCTTCCGGCCAACGGTGTCGGCGGTGGTGCCGCGGGACTTTCGCTGGTGCTGTGCACGGCGCTCGAGAACATCGGCTTCCACATCCAGATCGGTACGATGGTCTTCCTGATCAACGCCGTGCTGCTGATCGTTGCCGGGTTCATCGTGGGGTGGAATTTCGGCATCAAGACGATCTTCTGCGTGCTGGTCATCTCCGTGGGGATGAACTTCTGGCAGGATGTGCTTCCCGAGGGCAATTTCCTGGGCATCGACAACCTGCTGGCCATCGTCATGGGCGGTATTCTGGCCGGTGCGGGTATTGCGCTCTGCTTCTCGCAGGGGGGCTCGACGGGCGGTACGGACATCGTGGCGATGATCATCAACAAGTACCGTACGATCAGCTACGGCAAGATCCTTATCTATTCGGATTTCGTCATCATCGCCTCGTCGCTGCTCGTCGGCAAGGGCATCAGCGCCGTGATCTACGGCTACGTGATGACGGCCGTAGTGGGCTATACGGTCGACATGATCATGGCCGGCAGCCGGCAGTCGAGCCAGGTGCTGATCGTCACGCACGACTACGAGAAGATGGCCGACGCCATCGCGCAGAACATCCACCGTGGCGTGACGCTGATCGATTCGCAGGGGTGGTACTCGAAGGAGAAGTCGAAGATCGTGATGGTGGTCTGCCGCAAGAGCGAGACGGCGATGATCCTGAAGTTCGTCAAGACGATCGATCCGGACGCCTTCCTCACCGTGGGTTCGGTGATGGGGGTCTACGGCAAGGGTTTCCAGGCCATCAACAAGGTCTGACGCGATCGAATGCCGCAATATGCCGATATCATCCTGCCGCTGGCGCAACCGGCCTATACGTTTGCTGTGCCCGAGGGGCTGACGCTCCGCGAAGGGCAGGCCGTAGCGGTTCGGTTCGGCGCGCGCAACAAGTTCTGTACGGGGATCGTCTGGCGGCTGCATGAGCGGCGTCCCGATTTCCCGCGTATCAAATCCGTACAACGTATTCTCTACGACGAGCCGCTTCTTTCGGCCCCGCAACGGCGGCTGTGGGAGTGGATCGCCTCGTATTACATGTGCTCGGTGGGCGAGGTGATGCGCTGTGCGCTGCCGTCGCTGATGAAGCCCTCGGGCGATACCGAGGAGGAGTTTTCGGAGGAGGAGTTCCGCCCCCGGATGGAGAGTTACGTCTCGCTGGCGCCGGAACTTGGCGGCGAGGAGGCCTTCCACGAGGTGTGCGAACGCCTCGAACGGCGGGCTCCGCGCCAGTACGAGGCGCTGCTGGAGATCGCCTCGGCGGGCGACGAGACGCGCATCTCGACGGGCGAGGTGGCACGGCGACTGCTGCAGGCCGATTCGACGGTGCTGCATACGCTCGAACGCAAGGGGCTGATCCGGCGCACGGAGCACGAACGTACCGTCGAACGGGGCGGCTCGACCTTCCGCCTGCCGCAGCTGAGTCCCCACCAACAGCAGGCGCTCGATACGCTGCGCGCCCAGTTTGTCGCCGGGCGGAGCACGGCGCTGCTGCAGGGAATCACGGGCTCGGGCAAGACCGAAATCTATATCCACCTGATCGCCGAAGTGCTGGCGCGGGGGGGCGACGTGCTGCTGCTCGTGCCGGAGATTGCGCTGACGGCCCAGCTGATCGAACGCATGGAG is a genomic window containing:
- the trmD gene encoding tRNA (guanosine(37)-N1)-methyltransferase TrmD, whose amino-acid sequence is MRIDIISSVPDLMTSPLNESILRRAQEKGLVEIVVHNLHDYAHDRRKTTDDYPFGGEAGMVMKCEPVFELVEKLQSERTYDEIIYTSPDGVRYDQHEANRLSMLENIIILCGHYKGIDHRIREHLVTREISIGDYVLTGGELAACIIADSVVRLIPGAIGDEASALTDSFQDNLLAPPIYTRPAEFRGWRVPDVLLSGNFAEIEKWQDEQAYERTRRLRPDLLEK
- a CDS encoding FkbM family methyltransferase, whose product is MKAPIHRLLYHTLPLEGYLRVVSRMFFLWQRLGIGRYAPATEYVYHLPQLVHEGDTCIDIGANLGYYARTISRLAGPSGRVLAVEPVAPIRKVLSRNLRRCSNVEILPYALGAENRDVAMGNDSARKNGYLGTGQNFVNDSGERTDVEFTARMRRGSELFARLERLDFIKCDIEGYELTVMREMRSLLERFRPTVLIETGGGNRPEIIRLFTALGYRGFTLDHGGEIPLTPESTKDIIFRHAH
- a CDS encoding MBL fold metallo-hydrolase, with protein sequence MKIACLTFNPIQENTYLLWDDTSECVVIDAGNSSPREDAALDDFIARHGLKPVLAANTHGHFDHTLGVEHLKQRYGIPFALSSKDRFLVDNAATSGSVFGVRIGAMPSTDIDLEQQQEIRFGQTRLQILRTPGHTPGHVAFYEPESKSLFTGDTLFRESIGRTDLPGGDYSWIMRSILDVIVPLGEEVRVYPGHGPETTIGHELLYNPFIVEVLNEEVNYRNQ
- the rlmD gene encoding 23S rRNA (uracil(1939)-C(5))-methyltransferase RlmD; translated protein: MARKKANYPLIEGLEITTLAAEGKAMGRWNDVVVFVPMTVPGDVVDVQIRLKRRRFMEGYVVNYVKRSPLREEPFCEHFGVCGGCKWQNLPYEEQLRFKTAQVRDQLTRIGKLTLPEIAPCLGSAETRFYRNKLEFTFADRGWLTREQIASGEELEASPAVGFHIPGMFDKVLDIRRCWLQPDPSNGIRLETKRFCLEHGYTFHNAREHTGFMRNMIIRTASTGEVMVIVVFGEEDRARREALLDHLSERFPQITSLFYIVNTKLNDSVGDLEPVCYRGKDHIIEEMEGLRFKVGPKSFYQTNSKQAYELYKVARTFADLHPEDTLYDLYTGTGTIANFCAARCARVVGIEYVPEAIADAKVNSELNGIRNTRFYAGDMKAVLDDAFVAANGHPDVIILDPPRAGVDEPVIEVILRAAPERIVYVSCNPATQARDLALMNEAYRVEAVQPVDMFPHTHHVENVVKLVRR
- a CDS encoding M23 family metallopeptidase, which produces MMNRLLVVLSLLLAVEAVARPQVRVKRDPATKVLTFYLEGKSSPGVLTLYFDLREVNNCNQLPGVYRYEIAQDGDSFLTLRPEDKTRDVGYNYAYRTLSGRVDSPVDTMFVYRIPATTQRPLQITPVRDGRDMDRPESERRIIGYSVDLEEGDTVYVARRGIVLSILSPADSPIKRPDVKTTAGTVRLYVEHADGSRGCYTCLEAEHLLVGVGDEVLPGTPLGLAGSYDGEHHFTAFMLTRRAFDPGDDPLQAQPRTRYVKGRFATAEGDLFIGEKRVCQGVMNDDLLLRELSKRELKRWRALHR
- a CDS encoding SIMPL domain-containing protein (The SIMPL domain is named for its presence in mouse protein SIMPL (signalling molecule that associates with mouse pelle-like kinase). Bacterial member BP26, from Brucella, was shown to assemble into a channel-like structure, while YggE from E. coli has been associated with resistance to oxidative stress.), with the protein product MKRLILWAVAALVALPAAAQTQEAFPSYVQVYGRAEKEITPDEFYLQIIINERDSKGKISVESQQRDMIAALKRLNVDIDKQLKVANLSSEFFKKKSSVATAKYQLQLGSSAEVARVWQALDDLGISNVSILKVSHSKIDQLKEEVRVEAIRNARKNAATLAEAIGQQVGRCFYIYDSNSNVVPAVYDNMVLMRSAKDVATAEMQVEEDPLEFKTLRLEYGVQAKFVLE